The stretch of DNA GCTGTGCCAGACGGGCAATGATGACCCGAATGCTTTCCTCCGGGTTTGGATGGTCAAAATCAAACGAGCGCAGACCTGCTTCCACATGGGCCACAGGAATGCCCCGGGCAGCAGCAGCAAGGGCACCAGCAAGAGCAGACGAGGTGTCGCCTTGAACAATCACAAGCTCCGGATCAGACGTGACCAGCGCTGGTGCCAGAGCGGCAACAGTTGCCCCGACTTGAGCCGATACGCCCGCAGGCACATCCGTCAGCTCAACAGTCATGTCCGGTTTGACGCCGAAATCAGCAAATGCCTGATCAGCCAGAGAACTGTGCTGGCCAGTGGCGATCCACGTTGGCGCAAAAATTTCGGGGCGTTTCGCCAACGCGGCATAGACCGGCGCCAGCTTGAGGATCTCAGGCCGGGTACCACTGATAATGCTTATGCGATGAACTGCTGCCACGTTGTCCCAATCTCGTCCTGCCTCGGACGCGTTTTCGCCCAAAGGTAATCAAACCCTTAACTTTCGGTCTCCAGAGACCACATCCCGCCTGTCTGGAACATGAACGGCAGTTCAGACCGGCAAAAAAGCCTGCTGAGGCAGGGGTTTTGGCTTTCGATTGTGACCTGTCAGCCGCACTTGAATGACCCAGAATGGGACACTTGCGATTGAACAAGCCCAATTTGAGCAAAACCCCGCCTCAAATCGGATTTCCCCTCTGACACAGCAAGAGATACGCCGCTTTTCTCATCCACATGTCGGGTTTCTGCGTATCCTGAAGCAGTGATTTAACAACGAGCTATGAGCGCCCTATCTCCGTGTCCGCTTCCCCACATTTGCCAAACCTCAAATACGACCTGCTGCTGGCAGGGGCGGGAATGGCAAATGCTTTGATCGTACGGGCCCTCAAAGTCTCTCACCCCGATTTGACAATTGGGATGGTGGACCGGAACCCGCAGCCCGACCCCAGCCACACCTGGTCTTTCCACACCAGTGACATTTCTGACAGTGCACGCGCCTGGCTTGACCCGCTGATAGCCTATGAGTGGCATGGGCAGGATGTCCGTTTTCCCGGACATGCCCGCGCGCTGAAAACCGGCTACGCCAGCATCAGCGAAGAAAAACTCCGCAATCAGCTTGTACGAGACATGGAAGCAACGCCGATCCTCGAAGGCGAAGTTGCCTCTTTGGATGAGGAAGGCGTGACACTCAAGGGCGGACGCCGCATCGACGCCCACGCCGTCATCGACGGACGTGGCCAGAAAGCGAACAATTCACTGACCATTCGATTCCAGAAATTCGTTGGCCAGGAACTGGAGCTTGAAGAGCCACACGGGCTGACCCGCCCCGTCATCATGGACGCCACGGTTCCACAGGAAGACGGCTACCGCTTCTTCTACCTGTTGCCCCACACACCGACCTCATTGTTGGTGGAGGACACCCGATACTCCGACGGCGCTGAGTTGAACGACGACGTATTTCGCGATACCATTGAGGACTACGCCACCGGCAAAGGGTGGAGGATTAAGACAATCCTGCGCGAAGAGCGCGGTGTGCTCCCAATCGCCCTTGGTGGCAATTTTGATACTTTCTGGGAAGAGACCCCGAAGGGCACAGGCAGAAGCGGACTGGCCGCAGCCCTCTTTCACCCCGTGACCGGCTACTCGCTCCCGGACAATGTGCGTCTGGCGCAGGCGATTGCCGCTCTGCCACACATCACATCACAAACTGTCGCGCAGACAACCCACGCCCACGCCAAGGCCGCCTGGGACAAGCGCGGATTTTATCGCCTGCTGAACCGCATGCTGTTTGACGCCGCGCGCCCGCAGGATAGGTACAAGGTTCTGGAGCGCTTCTACCGCCTGCCCGAACCTCTCATCGCCCGGTTTTACGCTGGAACGACAACACTGCCTGACAAGGCCCGCATTCTCACAGGCAAGCCGCCCGTCCCCATCATGGCTGCGATGCGCTGCCTCAAGGAACCTAAGCCCGGAGTATCACAGACATGAATATCGCAACGCCTTCATCAAAGAAGGCCGTCGTTATAGGTGCAGGATTCGGGGGCATTGCCCTCGCCATTCGTCTGCAGTCAGCAGGCTTTCAGACAACGCTGCTTGAAAAGCGCGACAAGCCCGGTGGACGAGCCTACGTCTATGAGGATCAGGGTTTTACGTTTGATGCAGGCCCCACGGTCATCACAGACCCATCCGCACTCGAGGAGTTGTTCGCACTCTCCGGCCGTAAGATGGAAGACTATGTGACCCTTCTACCGGTTGACCCGCTCTACCGCCTGGAATGGGAAGACGGCACAAGCTTCAATTACACAAACGATTCCGACGAGCTGTTCCGTCAGATCAACAAGC from Pyruvatibacter sp. HU-CL02332 encodes:
- the crtY gene encoding lycopene beta-cyclase CrtY — its product is MSASPHLPNLKYDLLLAGAGMANALIVRALKVSHPDLTIGMVDRNPQPDPSHTWSFHTSDISDSARAWLDPLIAYEWHGQDVRFPGHARALKTGYASISEEKLRNQLVRDMEATPILEGEVASLDEEGVTLKGGRRIDAHAVIDGRGQKANNSLTIRFQKFVGQELELEEPHGLTRPVIMDATVPQEDGYRFFYLLPHTPTSLLVEDTRYSDGAELNDDVFRDTIEDYATGKGWRIKTILREERGVLPIALGGNFDTFWEETPKGTGRSGLAAALFHPVTGYSLPDNVRLAQAIAALPHITSQTVAQTTHAHAKAAWDKRGFYRLLNRMLFDAARPQDRYKVLERFYRLPEPLIARFYAGTTTLPDKARILTGKPPVPIMAAMRCLKEPKPGVSQT